Below is a window of Spirochaetaceae bacterium DNA.
GGCTGTCGGCGATGGAGATCGGACCGGGAGTGGACCTGGTCAGGCTGCTGAACCACGGCTACCTGCCGCCCATCTACGACGCGGAGCGCCCGCTGCCGCTGCTCGACGCGTACGTCTCCCAGTACCTGAAGGAGGAAATCGCCGCCGAGGGGTTGGTCCGGCGCCTGCCTGCCTACGCGGATTTCCTCGCGCTCGCCGCCCTCTCCGACGGAGACGTGGTGAACTACACGACCATCGCGCGCGACACCGGCACCTCCAGCCAGACGGTGCGGGGCTACTTCGAGATCCTGGAGGATACGCTCCTGGGACGGTTCCTGCCCGCGTATCGCAGGCGGCCGAAGCGGCGGGTGGTGGCGGCGCCGAAGTTCTACTTCGGGGACGTGGGAGTGGTGAACTTCCTGGCCCGGCGCGGGGCGCTGCAGCCGGGCGGCGAGCTGTTCGGCAAGGCATTCGAGAACTGGGTGTTCCACGAACTGTGCTGCTACAACTCGTACCGCGCGCGCTACGCCGACTTCTTCTACTGGCGGCTCAGTTCGGGCATCGAAGTCGACTTCGTGGTCAATCACATCGATTGCGCGGTGGAGGCGAAGGCGGTCAGCCGGGTGCGCGCCGATCACGCCAAGGGGCTGCGCGAACTGAAGGCCGATCACCCGGAGACCGGCCGCCGCATCGTCGTGTCCCTGGACCCCCACGACCGCACCACCGAAGACGGCATCGACCTGCTCCACCACACCACCTTCCTGCAGCAACTCTGGGACGGCGCGCTGTTCTGAGGCTTCGGAACGCGGGCAGGCGGGGTCAGTGGTGCCTGGGGAGTTCGGTGCGCGCAAGCAGGCGATCATTGATAAGATAGTTCCGAGGTCCGCCGGAATGACCGTGATCGTCCAAGAGTCGCGCAAGGACTGCGGCGGTGCGCTCCTCGTCCGGTCCAGTCGGGTTGGTGCCGCGGGGAGACGGGTATGACGCGCGTCCCAGTGTCCCCGGAGATGCTG
It encodes the following:
- a CDS encoding ATP-binding protein; translated protein: MRSDPRATFFLWGPRQAGKSTLLRAEFPDVPWVDLLLPATYRRYLQAPELLIEEQRRHGAGFIVIDEVQKVPELLDVVHWLMERRGVHFALCGSSARKVRRGQANLLGGRGERRELHGLSAMEIGPGVDLVRLLNHGYLPPIYDAERPLPLLDAYVSQYLKEEIAAEGLVRRLPAYADFLALAALSDGDVVNYTTIARDTGTSSQTVRGYFEILEDTLLGRFLPAYRRRPKRRVVAAPKFYFGDVGVVNFLARRGALQPGGELFGKAFENWVFHELCCYNSYRARYADFFYWRLSSGIEVDFVVNHIDCAVEAKAVSRVRADHAKGLRELKADHPETGRRIVVSLDPHDRTTEDGIDLLHHTTFLQQLWDGALF